From the Chitinivibrionia bacterium genome, one window contains:
- a CDS encoding DUF4416 family protein — protein sequence MATAKNYPLVIPFCAVMFNDKNLCEKALNFLKTVLGDIAKMSAEIDFSAETDYYDAEMGGNKIKKIYIVFKNPMKREFLAQLKIKTNEFEQKNAENGNRRINLDPGYITKDKFVLASAKDYFHRIAIGEGIFAETTIHFEANDKIRRFSWTYSDYLLDHVQELLLFGRKLA from the coding sequence ATGGCAACGGCAAAAAATTATCCGCTTGTTATTCCTTTTTGCGCCGTTATGTTTAACGACAAAAACCTGTGCGAAAAAGCGTTAAATTTCCTGAAAACAGTACTTGGCGATATTGCAAAAATGTCCGCCGAAATCGATTTTTCCGCCGAAACCGACTATTATGATGCCGAGATGGGCGGCAACAAGATAAAAAAAATTTACATAGTTTTCAAAAATCCGATGAAAAGAGAATTTTTGGCGCAACTAAAAATAAAAACCAACGAATTTGAGCAAAAGAACGCCGAAAACGGAAACCGCCGCATAAATTTAGACCCCGGATATATCACAAAAGACAAATTTGTGCTTGCAAGCGCAAAAGATTATTTTCACAGAATAGCAATCGGCGAAGGAATTTTTGCCGAAACTACAATTCACTTTGAAGCAAACGACAAAATTCGCCGATTTTCGTGGACATACAGCGATTATTTGCTTGACCACGTACAAGAGCTGTTGCTCTTCGGACGAAAGTTAGCGTAG
- a CDS encoding tetratricopeptide repeat protein, with protein MKGLLLVFLLLFMGGCAYVNTLYNGAEAFRRAQRIERQGARMSRDSAVIARQTEPLYRRAIEKAQKVLLEFPRSERAHDNAYFLKGLSLFALGEYMSAINDFEILLEFFPESRFVPRSLLKLARANARVGDFLASYAYVNEILERFPEMASNQDLVMLRADLAIELEGTMAAISALEERLAQTTDPRARLIIIERLMTLNMNTGDYERALSYTENLPNFDRRLAQNFYRVEFRKLQCLRRLYRRREAIEFATLMLSRPAYLYNRTEIMLEKAITLIDMGRFDEGIRIFDEIIAIGGDPRVRGRTWFEFATVNIDIRGLLDTAEIQLDSALALTPREDEELRQRITQRQEGLRNIRNLRAQMNEADPFEPIDSAYFRLRIGTQFWLSALLPDSAMAYFGTLVEARQTPDSVRAIALFAMAYIYRDIKNDTITSDSIFNSIILNYPQFEAAKAAQEQLGLEITLMTRRDSANVQFAVAEQLMIDNDGEFSQDAYHAYLLTALRFPDIEDVAARALFAAGWLANRRATTRDGVLDTTVAMVFLRLCDLYPESEQCKAAQEMMNINEAQAFAQEHAARLEATAAELLGNEARREDEEDGTATPQERRAILPDFQSWI; from the coding sequence ATGAAAGGGCTTTTGCTTGTTTTTCTACTGCTTTTTATGGGCGGATGTGCGTATGTAAATACTCTTTACAACGGTGCGGAAGCATTCCGAAGAGCCCAACGCATCGAAAGACAAGGCGCTCGAATGTCGCGGGATTCGGCTGTAATTGCAAGACAAACAGAGCCGCTTTACAGGCGAGCAATCGAAAAAGCGCAAAAAGTGCTTTTGGAATTCCCACGCTCCGAAAGGGCGCACGACAACGCGTATTTCCTCAAAGGTCTTTCGCTTTTTGCGCTGGGCGAATATATGTCGGCAATCAATGATTTTGAAATACTTCTGGAATTTTTTCCCGAAAGCAGATTTGTTCCGCGCTCGCTTCTGAAACTTGCCCGCGCTAACGCACGTGTCGGCGATTTTTTGGCTTCTTATGCTTATGTAAACGAAATTTTGGAGCGGTTTCCCGAAATGGCGAGCAATCAGGATTTGGTTATGCTTCGCGCGGATTTGGCTATAGAACTCGAAGGAACTATGGCGGCAATTTCGGCTTTGGAAGAGCGACTTGCGCAAACAACCGACCCTCGCGCGCGTCTGATAATAATAGAGCGTCTTATGACCCTGAATATGAATACGGGCGACTACGAGAGGGCGCTTTCTTATACCGAAAATCTCCCAAATTTCGACAGAAGGTTAGCGCAAAATTTTTACAGAGTAGAGTTTCGCAAACTGCAGTGTTTACGGCGACTTTACAGACGACGCGAGGCTATAGAATTCGCGACTTTAATGCTTTCAAGACCTGCGTATTTGTATAACAGAACAGAAATTATGCTCGAAAAAGCGATTACTCTCATTGATATGGGACGATTTGACGAGGGCATACGAATTTTCGACGAAATTATAGCAATCGGCGGCGACCCGAGAGTGCGCGGCAGAACGTGGTTTGAGTTCGCAACCGTAAACATAGATATCCGAGGACTGCTCGATACGGCGGAAATCCAGCTCGACAGCGCGCTCGCGCTCACTCCCCGCGAGGACGAGGAACTCAGACAGCGCATAACGCAACGCCAGGAGGGCTTGAGAAACATCAGAAATCTGCGCGCCCAAATGAACGAAGCCGACCCGTTTGAGCCGATAGACAGCGCATATTTCAGACTTAGGATAGGTACGCAATTTTGGCTTTCGGCGCTTCTTCCCGACTCGGCAATGGCGTATTTCGGCACGCTTGTGGAAGCGAGGCAGACCCCCGACAGCGTTAGAGCTATAGCGCTTTTTGCTATGGCGTATATATACAGAGACATAAAAAACGACACTATTACGTCGGACAGTATTTTTAATTCGATTATTCTGAATTATCCGCAGTTCGAGGCGGCAAAAGCGGCGCAGGAGCAACTCGGATTAGAGATTACTTTGATGACAAGGCGCGATTCGGCAAATGTCCAATTCGCCGTTGCCGAACAACTTATGATAGACAATGACGGCGAATTTTCGCAGGACGCTTATCACGCATATTTGCTTACGGCGCTTAGATTTCCCGACATAGAAGACGTGGCGGCGCGCGCGCTTTTTGCGGCGGGTTGGCTTGCAAACAGACGAGCAACCACACGAGACGGCGTGCTCGACACAACGGTTGCAATGGTATTTCTTCGCTTATGCGACCTTTATCCCGAAAGCGAGCAGTGTAAAGCGGCACAGGAAATGATGAACATAAATGAGGCGCAGGCATTTGCGCAAGAACACGCCGCACGCCTCGAAGCAACTGCCGCCGAACTTTTAGGCAACGAAGCAAGGCGCGAAGACGAAGAAGACGGCACTGCAACACCGCAGGAGCGCAGAGCAATTCTTCCCGATTTTCAAAGCTGGATATAG
- a CDS encoding histidine triad nucleotide-binding protein yields MEDCLFCKIIAGKIPCEKVYEDENCLAFKDIAPKAPAHFLLVPKTHVENVHSIGDENGEIAKNLFAAVAKIVKQYKLDESGYRMVVNSGKNGRQTVFHLHIHILGGKKMGWSPA; encoded by the coding sequence ATGGAAGATTGTTTGTTTTGTAAGATTATTGCGGGAAAAATTCCCTGCGAAAAGGTTTATGAAGACGAAAATTGTCTTGCGTTTAAGGATATTGCACCTAAAGCGCCTGCTCATTTTTTGCTTGTGCCGAAAACTCACGTTGAAAACGTTCACTCAATAGGCGACGAAAACGGCGAAATTGCTAAAAACTTGTTTGCGGCGGTGGCAAAAATCGTGAAACAGTATAAATTGGACGAAAGCGGTTATCGAATGGTGGTAAACAGCGGCAAAAACGGAAGACAAACCGTTTTCCATTTGCATATTCATATACTCGGCGGCAAAAAAATGGGTTGGAGCCCCGCGTAA
- a CDS encoding extracellular solute-binding protein, with protein MKMAVRVAIIVIAALAAGLVISGCGTGKPRLYVYNWVDYMPEDVIKQFQKRYGVKVVYDVFSSNEEMFAKLKISGAQYDVVVPSGDHVSMMIRNNMLQEIDRSLVPNLRHLDPEVLAKIIFDPEQKFSVPFAIGMAGITVNTAKVQDFEESWRIFENPELRGRMTLLDDMREVMGAALATLGYPINSTAQAELEEARDLIMQWRENIVRFDAETFGRGFATGEFWVVHGYAENVFLQLDDRALNHTHFFIPREGGPMYIDNMVIPANARNVELAHKFINFIHEPEIYAQIMDYFELPSINIPAREFMTEDPRYQIEDLANGEFMEDLGAYLTMYNRIWQEIRVGR; from the coding sequence ATGAAAATGGCTGTCAGAGTTGCCATTATTGTAATTGCGGCGCTTGCCGCGGGACTTGTGATTTCGGGCTGTGGAACGGGCAAACCGCGCCTTTACGTTTACAACTGGGTGGACTATATGCCCGAAGACGTAATAAAACAGTTCCAGAAACGCTACGGCGTAAAAGTAGTTTACGACGTATTTTCGTCGAACGAAGAGATGTTTGCAAAACTTAAGATAAGCGGCGCGCAATACGACGTAGTTGTTCCCTCGGGCGACCACGTTTCTATGATGATAAGAAACAATATGCTCCAAGAAATCGACCGTTCTTTAGTCCCCAATCTGAGACATCTCGACCCCGAAGTCCTCGCAAAAATAATCTTTGACCCCGAACAGAAATTCAGCGTTCCTTTTGCAATCGGAATGGCGGGAATAACCGTAAACACCGCTAAAGTGCAAGACTTTGAAGAGAGTTGGAGAATTTTTGAAAATCCCGAACTCCGCGGCAGAATGACCCTTTTGGACGATATGCGCGAAGTTATGGGCGCCGCTCTCGCAACGCTTGGATATCCCATTAACAGCACCGCTCAGGCAGAACTCGAAGAAGCGAGAGACCTTATAATGCAGTGGCGCGAAAACATAGTAAGATTTGACGCCGAAACTTTCGGCAGAGGTTTTGCCACAGGCGAATTTTGGGTAGTTCACGGCTACGCGGAAAACGTATTTTTGCAACTCGACGACAGAGCGCTTAACCACACGCATTTCTTTATTCCAAGAGAGGGCGGTCCGATGTACATAGACAATATGGTAATCCCCGCAAACGCAAGAAACGTGGAATTGGCGCACAAATTCATCAATTTCATCCACGAGCCCGAAATTTATGCGCAAATAATGGATTATTTTGAATTACCGTCAATAAATATCCCCGCGCGCGAATTTATGACCGAAGACCCTCGCTACCAAATAGAAGATTTGGCAAACGGCGAATTTATGGAAGATTTAGGCGCATATCTAACAATGTACAACCGAATTTGGCAAGAAATCCGAGTGGGAAGGTAG
- a CDS encoding ABC transporter permease, with amino-acid sequence MKKAVSAQTGKLSLSGFIFAVAFMYLPLVILIIFSFNSSRMMNWEGFSIRWYNELFFNSARLWQSFANSAIIAFSSATVSTVIATLGAIGLYRYRFRFKNTIKTAAFIPMLIPEIIIGVSLLIFFAGINLPLSLFTIFLAHTTFNIPFVLMVVMARLESFDFSIIEAAYDLGASEFQVLSKVILPSAMTGIISGFLIAVALSLEDFVITFFVAGPGASTLPIHVFSMIRFGVSPVINALSVVVIIATVILAILARNVVKYMFDNNKQQ; translated from the coding sequence ATGAAAAAAGCAGTAAGCGCCCAAACAGGCAAACTTTCTTTGAGCGGCTTTATTTTTGCCGTCGCTTTTATGTATTTGCCGCTTGTAATTCTTATAATTTTTTCGTTTAACTCAAGCAGAATGATGAACTGGGAGGGATTTTCGATTAGATGGTACAACGAACTTTTCTTTAATTCGGCGCGGCTTTGGCAGTCGTTTGCAAACAGCGCGATAATTGCTTTTTCGTCGGCTACCGTCAGCACCGTTATAGCAACTTTGGGCGCAATAGGACTTTATCGCTACCGTTTTCGCTTCAAAAACACAATAAAAACCGCCGCGTTTATTCCTATGCTTATTCCCGAAATAATTATAGGCGTGTCGTTGCTTATATTTTTTGCGGGAATAAATTTGCCGCTGAGTTTGTTCACCATATTTTTGGCGCACACCACTTTTAACATCCCTTTTGTGCTTATGGTGGTTATGGCGCGCTTGGAGTCGTTCGATTTTTCCATAATAGAAGCCGCATACGACCTCGGAGCAAGCGAATTTCAGGTGCTTTCAAAAGTGATTTTGCCCTCCGCAATGACGGGGATAATTTCGGGCTTTCTTATAGCCGTGGCTCTTTCTTTGGAGGATTTTGTAATAACATTTTTTGTTGCCGGACCGGGCGCTTCAACGCTTCCGATACACGTGTTTTCTATGATAAGATTTGGCGTTTCGCCTGTAATTAACGCGCTTTCGGTGGTTGTGATAATCGCAACGGTGATATTGGCGATTTTGGCGAGAAACGTAGTAAAATATATGTTTGATAACAATAAACAACAATAA
- a CDS encoding ABC transporter permease, protein MKKNLGPIYVAPTTVWLAVFFIVPISIIVYYSFLTKGFNGGVVHQFSLEAYRTLYNPTVLRIALNTLWIAVATTLAAVLIAGPCAYYIARSKYKNFFLLLVIIPLGTNFLIRMYAWLAILGNNGILNNFLMSLGLIDAHIQFLYNTNAVILVSVYTYLPFAILPLYATIEKFDFSLVEAARDLGATKFTATTRILLPNIRGAITTAAIFVFMPAFGNYAIPQIIGGADSFMLGNVIAREITITRNWPLASSLSVALTAITTVGVLIFMRLNRPSSERIAQ, encoded by the coding sequence TTGAAGAAGAATTTAGGTCCGATTTACGTTGCTCCGACGACCGTTTGGCTCGCCGTGTTTTTCATTGTCCCGATAAGCATTATTGTTTATTACAGCTTTTTGACCAAAGGATTTAACGGCGGTGTCGTTCATCAATTTTCTTTGGAAGCATACCGAACGCTCTACAATCCCACCGTATTGAGAATAGCCTTAAACACGCTTTGGATAGCCGTCGCCACAACCTTGGCGGCAGTGTTAATTGCGGGACCTTGCGCGTATTACATCGCCCGAAGCAAATACAAAAATTTCTTTTTGCTCCTCGTAATAATTCCGCTGGGAACGAATTTTTTAATACGGATGTACGCGTGGCTGGCAATTTTGGGCAACAACGGGATACTCAACAATTTTCTTATGTCTTTGGGGTTGATTGACGCGCACATACAGTTTTTGTACAACACCAACGCGGTAATTTTGGTTTCGGTTTATACGTATTTGCCGTTTGCGATTTTGCCGCTTTACGCCACCATAGAAAAGTTCGATTTTTCGCTCGTGGAAGCCGCAAGAGACTTGGGAGCGACCAAATTTACGGCGACCACGCGCATTTTACTGCCTAACATAAGAGGCGCGATAACCACCGCCGCAATTTTTGTTTTTATGCCCGCCTTCGGAAATTACGCAATCCCGCAAATAATAGGCGGCGCAGACTCGTTTATGCTTGGAAATGTAATCGCGCGCGAAATAACGATAACCCGAAACTGGCCTCTCGCCTCGTCTTTGTCCGTCGCCCTAACCGCCATAACCACCGTCGGCGTACTGATTTTTATGCGCCTTAACCGTCCCTCGAGCGAAAGGATTGCGCAATGA
- a CDS encoding ABC transporter ATP-binding protein: MEEKHLSIKNVVKNFGDFQALKGVSIEIKKGEFYSLLGPSGCGKTTLLRIIAGFEEPTDGLVVLGGKNMIPFPANKRPINTVFQNYALFPHLTVFENVAFALRLKKTSNSIVKDKVQEFLELVQLSEEGKKLPSQLSGGQKQRVAIARALINEPSILLLDEPLSALDAKLRQRMLVELDNIHYKVGITFIYVTHDQQEALSVSDRVAVMSRGEVMQIGTPFEIYESPANKFVASFIGETNYFGGEVVEILENNYIKIKLDELGEITAYKDKPLKVGDKIKISIRPEKIRISHSKPTNLNTHTNLLHGKVDDVIYSGFQSKFFVLTENTLFRVFRQHVNFFMDEKAINWKDDVYIWWDGDDGYIVEVEN, encoded by the coding sequence TTGGAAGAGAAACACTTATCAATTAAAAACGTCGTTAAAAATTTTGGGGATTTTCAGGCGTTAAAAGGAGTCTCGATTGAGATAAAAAAAGGGGAGTTTTATTCATTACTCGGACCGTCGGGTTGCGGTAAAACCACATTGTTGCGAATAATCGCGGGGTTTGAAGAGCCGACCGACGGACTGGTAGTCTTGGGCGGAAAAAATATGATACCGTTCCCCGCAAACAAACGACCTATAAACACCGTGTTCCAAAATTATGCGCTTTTTCCGCATTTGACCGTTTTTGAAAACGTCGCTTTTGCGCTTCGGTTAAAAAAGACGTCCAATTCCATAGTAAAAGATAAGGTGCAAGAGTTTTTGGAACTTGTGCAACTTTCGGAAGAGGGAAAAAAACTTCCGTCTCAGCTTTCGGGCGGGCAAAAACAGCGGGTGGCAATAGCGCGCGCGCTCATAAACGAGCCGAGCATTTTGCTTTTGGACGAGCCGCTTTCGGCGCTTGACGCAAAACTTCGCCAACGAATGCTCGTAGAACTCGACAACATTCACTACAAAGTCGGCATAACCTTTATTTATGTCACCCACGACCAGCAAGAAGCGCTCAGCGTGTCCGACAGAGTCGCCGTAATGAGCAGAGGCGAAGTAATGCAAATCGGCACTCCTTTTGAAATTTACGAAAGTCCCGCGAACAAATTTGTCGCGAGTTTTATAGGAGAAACCAATTATTTCGGCGGAGAAGTCGTCGAAATTCTCGAAAATAACTACATAAAAATAAAGCTCGACGAATTAGGCGAAATTACCGCGTACAAAGACAAGCCGCTTAAGGTCGGCGACAAAATAAAAATTTCAATTCGCCCCGAAAAAATCAGAATTTCGCACTCAAAGCCGACAAACTTAAACACGCACACAAACCTTTTGCACGGCAAAGTTGACGACGTTATTTACTCGGGTTTTCAGAGCAAATTTTTTGTTTTGACGGAAAACACCCTGTTTCGCGTTTTCAGGCAACACGTAAATTTCTTTATGGATGAAAAAGCGATAAATTGGAAAGACGACGTTTATATTTGGTGGGACGGCGACGACGGCTACATCGTAGAGGTCGAGAATTGA
- a CDS encoding InlB B-repeat-containing protein, protein MKSNIFLKFFVALAIFASASFFAVGCVDFETGHIGDWGQAELDNRLINSSTNAWIDSVVNDVGYVFNSDGTFSRIENFGSQWSPSWRSVGGGTWHTSNNNQLTLTWQNFNVDNWIYFVHNNNLTVNGRNFVRRSGLNVSITITFNSQGGTFFSPITLLAGTQINLPTPTRNNHTFNGWFTSAVGGTRVGGGGSNYTVNSEITLFAQWTSIGDGGGQVGRDGRLVNSFGEAWIMGGDGFVFHSNGTFSDIERIDGAWYAWNDGTWHTIDNSRLFLGSGGFNTDVYSYSIWGNTLSLSGWTFQRTSGITVSHAARSARNNDEEEAEKSPFRKFREERMARQ, encoded by the coding sequence ATGAAGAGCAATATCTTTCTGAAATTTTTTGTCGCGTTGGCAATCTTTGCCTCGGCAAGTTTCTTTGCAGTCGGCTGCGTTGATTTTGAAACGGGTCATATCGGCGATTGGGGGCAGGCGGAGCTGGACAATAGGCTTATAAACAGCTCAACCAACGCTTGGATTGACAGCGTGGTTAACGACGTCGGCTACGTTTTTAATTCGGACGGAACGTTTTCGCGAATAGAAAATTTCGGCTCGCAATGGTCGCCGTCTTGGAGATCGGTCGGCGGGGGAACGTGGCATACAAGCAACAACAATCAACTTACGCTGACTTGGCAAAACTTTAACGTAGATAACTGGATTTATTTTGTGCACAACAACAATCTTACTGTAAACGGTCGAAATTTTGTAAGAAGAAGCGGGCTTAACGTAAGCATTACAATAACTTTCAATTCTCAGGGCGGCACTTTCTTTTCGCCGATAACGCTTTTGGCGGGCACGCAAATAAATTTACCAACGCCGACCCGAAATAATCACACGTTTAACGGTTGGTTTACGTCGGCGGTCGGCGGTACAAGAGTTGGCGGCGGCGGAAGCAATTACACGGTAAACTCCGAAATCACGCTGTTTGCTCAATGGACGTCAATCGGCGACGGCGGCGGTCAGGTCGGGCGAGACGGCAGATTGGTAAATTCCTTTGGCGAGGCTTGGATAATGGGCGGCGACGGCTTTGTTTTCCACTCTAACGGAACATTTTCGGACATAGAAAGAATTGACGGCGCGTGGTATGCTTGGAACGACGGCACGTGGCACACAATCGATAACAGCCGACTGTTTTTAGGGTCGGGCGGCTTTAATACGGACGTTTATTCTTATTCGATATGGGGCAATACATTGTCGCTCAGCGGCTGGACTTTCCAGAGAACAAGCGGCATTACGGTAAGCCACGCCGCAAGAAGCGCGCGCAATAACGACGAAGAAGAAGCGGAAAAATCACCGTTCAGAAAATTTCGCGAAGAAAGAATGGCGAGGCAATAA
- a CDS encoding hemolysin III family protein produces MDKKELRREMANAITHGMGVLFGVAAIPLLSAIGAGTGNTAGVVGATIYAFSFLMLFTFSTLYHSTQNPDAKQILRKLDHISIYVLIAGTYTPFLLIYMLDPFGITLLSIQWSLVVLGIIFKVFFTGRFKFASTAIYIIMGWLLLVGGKRFFVELPVPVLVMLIVGGGLYTLGCFFYLFRKIYHYHAIWHIFVLSGAICQYVSVLLAVMIASR; encoded by the coding sequence ATGGATAAAAAAGAACTGCGCCGCGAAATGGCAAACGCAATAACGCACGGAATGGGCGTTTTGTTCGGAGTGGCGGCAATTCCCTTGCTTTCGGCAATCGGCGCGGGAACGGGAAACACCGCGGGAGTTGTCGGCGCAACAATTTACGCGTTCAGTTTTCTTATGCTTTTTACGTTCTCAACTCTTTATCACAGCACCCAAAATCCCGACGCAAAACAAATACTTCGCAAGCTCGACCACATTTCGATTTACGTCCTTATCGCGGGAACATACACGCCGTTTTTGCTTATTTATATGCTTGACCCGTTCGGAATAACTCTGCTTTCAATTCAGTGGTCTTTGGTTGTTTTGGGGATAATTTTCAAGGTGTTTTTTACGGGACGTTTTAAGTTTGCAAGCACCGCAATATACATAATTATGGGCTGGCTTTTGCTTGTCGGCGGCAAGCGTTTTTTTGTGGAACTGCCCGTTCCCGTGCTTGTAATGCTGATTGTCGGCGGCGGACTTTACACATTGGGCTGTTTCTTTTATCTGTTTCGCAAAATCTATCATTATCACGCAATATGGCACATTTTTGTGCTGAGCGGGGCTATTTGTCAATATGTTTCGGTGCTTTTGGCGGTAATGATAGCGAGCAGATAA
- a CDS encoding Do family serine endopeptidase, producing MLNRKFISVATLLAGVLLGVGFSAVASERVFPKRGSVQFGATQRPKVNVSPEFAAFSTVFADIAESVIPTVVSITSTHIDTVLVRQNPFDFFGFPFFGGDPRQQQQQQPQARERRQSGAGSGVIVSSNGYILTNSHVVHGASEIRITLHDEREFDAEIVGVDTLADVAVIRITNDVNDLPVAYLGNSDELRPGDWVMAVGNPFGLSSTVTAGIVSALGRYTRSDQFQNFIQIDAAINPGNSGGALVNIRGELIGINTMILTRSGGYMGIGFAIPILQARNIMEQLIYTGEVRRGWLGVSIAGMDQTMLDALGLRERGVLINEVFENEPAYRAGIQAGDVVMSLAGRRTTGPNDLRNIAALLVAGETYPIEIIRGGRRQTLNITPTVRGESPQVAARNQRQRRNADEPQTVDFMGMTVRETDEGGAIMVSVVAPNSVSARANVRAGDNLLAIKTAPDRPFAQVKTLKELNREIGRIGAQPIVLQFSRGGQRFFVSLRPER from the coding sequence ATGTTAAATCGCAAATTTATTTCAGTGGCTACACTTCTTGCAGGCGTTCTTTTGGGAGTTGGATTTTCGGCGGTGGCGAGCGAGCGGGTTTTTCCAAAGCGCGGAAGCGTGCAATTTGGCGCAACCCAGCGCCCCAAGGTGAACGTATCGCCCGAATTCGCCGCGTTTTCGACAGTATTTGCCGACATTGCCGAGAGCGTAATTCCGACGGTGGTGTCAATCACTTCCACTCACATCGACACGGTTTTAGTCCGTCAAAACCCCTTTGACTTCTTCGGTTTTCCATTTTTTGGCGGCGACCCGCGGCAACAGCAACAACAACAGCCTCAGGCGAGAGAAAGACGTCAGAGCGGCGCGGGGTCGGGCGTTATTGTGTCGAGCAACGGCTACATTTTAACGAACTCGCACGTTGTTCACGGAGCAAGCGAAATAAGAATTACGCTTCACGATGAGCGCGAATTCGACGCGGAAATAGTCGGCGTGGACACCCTTGCGGACGTCGCCGTCATCAGAATTACAAACGACGTCAACGATTTGCCCGTAGCGTATTTGGGTAATTCCGACGAACTGCGCCCCGGCGATTGGGTTATGGCTGTGGGAAATCCGTTCGGCTTGTCATCGACCGTGACCGCGGGAATAGTTTCTGCGCTCGGACGTTATACCAGAAGCGACCAATTCCAGAATTTCATACAAATCGACGCCGCAATAAACCCCGGTAATTCGGGCGGCGCGCTTGTGAATATCAGAGGAGAGCTTATAGGAATTAACACAATGATACTAACACGTTCGGGCGGCTATATGGGAATAGGCTTTGCAATTCCAATCCTACAAGCGCGAAACATTATGGAGCAGTTGATTTACACGGGCGAAGTGCGCCGCGGCTGGCTCGGCGTAAGCATAGCGGGTATGGATCAAACAATGCTCGACGCCCTTGGACTTCGCGAACGAGGCGTTTTAATTAACGAGGTATTCGAAAACGAGCCCGCATACAGAGCGGGAATACAAGCCGGCGACGTAGTAATGTCGCTTGCAGGCAGAAGAACAACGGGACCAAACGATTTGCGCAACATCGCCGCGCTTCTTGTAGCAGGCGAAACCTATCCGATAGAAATTATCCGCGGCGGCAGAAGACAAACGCTCAATATTACCCCGACCGTCAGAGGCGAAAGCCCGCAAGTCGCCGCGCGAAATCAAAGACAACGCCGAAACGCCGACGAGCCGCAAACCGTTGACTTTATGGGAATGACCGTCCGCGAAACCGACGAGGGCGGCGCAATAATGGTGTCCGTGGTAGCTCCGAATTCCGTATCAGCTCGCGCAAACGTAAGAGCAGGCGACAATCTTCTTGCAATAAAAACCGCGCCCGACAGACCTTTCGCCCAAGTAAAAACGCTAAAAGAACTAAACCGAGAAATCGGCAGAATAGGCGCCCAACCGATAGTCCTCCAATTCAGCCGCGGCGGACAAAGATTTTTCGTAAGCCTACGCCCCGAGAGGTAA